From Astyanax mexicanus isolate ESR-SI-001 chromosome 13, AstMex3_surface, whole genome shotgun sequence, the proteins below share one genomic window:
- the LOC111196152 gene encoding urokinase plasminogen activator surface receptor-like produces MQLQVTLMLICLLFPEVRGLKCYECIPALSGTCTQTQVDCTDQCSSTTMVTYMAGLKQDVQMKKCATSPECVSGSMNLGAVKMSLNTKCCSTDFCNSQSVPALSTGSPNGRKCYTCDNNDCTGIVDCEGDEDHCINIKSSAGNVKVTLKGCVSRSVCTEGQESMSSAGVSGSLSCCQGNLCNGAESVNLSLFLLILGPLISFIPFSPLPFSVFF; encoded by the exons ATGCAGCTGCAGGTCACACTGATGCTCATCTGCCTGCTCTTTCCTGAAG TGCGGGGACTGAAGTGTTATGAGTGTATACCAGCGCTGTCTGGAACCTGCACCCAAACACAGGTCGACTGTACAGATCAGTGTTCCAGCACAACCATGGTCACTTACATGG CTGGACTTAAACAGGATGTGCAAATGAAGAAATGTGCAACTTCACCCGAGTGTGTGAGTGGGAGCATGAACCTGGGTGCTGTGAAAATGAGCTTGAACACAAAATGCTGCAGTACTGATTTCTGCAACAGCCAATCAGTGCCAG CTTTGTCCACAGGCTCACCTAACGGGAGGAAGTGCTACACATGTGATAATAATGATTGTACAGGAATTGTGGACTGCGAGGGAGATGAAGATCACTGCATCAACAtcaaaa gtAGTGCTGGAAATGTTAAGGTAACACTGAAAGGCTGTGTCAGCAGAAGTGTGTGTACTGAAGGTCAGGAGAGCATGTCCTCAGCTGGTGTCTCTGGAAGTTTGAGCTGCTGTCAGGGGAATCTTTGTAACGGAGCTGAAAGTGTTAATCTGAGCCTCTTCCTCCTCATACTGGGACCCCTGATCTCCTTTATCCCCTTCTcccctctccctttttctgtctttttctga